From Watersipora subatra chromosome 2, tzWatSuba1.1, whole genome shotgun sequence, one genomic window encodes:
- the LOC137387158 gene encoding tetraspanin-13-like: protein MKCGYFTCSKNALLSLNILYILISILVIGVAVYVKAVSLVSSYTIIGTAIGCGVFLLFLACMGFIGAVKHHQICLFFYMVILFLLFLVQFSLAIALLAVSTEGQKTLIERGWNSSSAKTKIDVMTVGSCCGLTHWQDAPQSCPSTLECCQGDIDSRYECCGGQSNNMISGCRCETCFDDLKEYLNIGYKVTGAIGLFISITEIIGVWLAARFRNQKDPTADPNAFL from the exons ATGAAGTGTGGCTATTTTACGTGTTCTAAAAATGCTTTGTTGTCTCTCAACATTCTATATATA TTAATATCGATATTGGTTATCGGTGTAGCTGTGTACGTGAAGGCAGTCTCCCTCGTCTCCAGCTATACCATCATCGGAACAGCTATAGGATGTGGAGTATTTCTTCTTTTCCTCGCTTGTATGGGCTTCATCGGAGCCGTTAAACATCATCAAATATGCCTCTTCTTT TATATGGTTATACTATTCCTGTTGTTCCTGGTCCAGTTCAGTCTCGCTATTGCTCTCCTCGCTGTATCTACTGAAGGACAGAAAACTCTTATAGAAAGAGGTTGGAATAGCTCGTCAGCGAAGACCAAGATCGATGTGATGACGGTTGGCAGTTGCTGCGGTCTTACTCATTGGCAAGATGCTCCTCAATCTTGTCCG AGTACATTAGAATGCTGCCAGGGGGATATAGACTCTCGATATGAATGCTGTGGTGGCCAGTCTAACAATATGATCAGTGGCTGCAGATGTGAAACATGCTTTGATGATCTCAAGGAATATCTAAACATTGGCTACAAAGTCACGGGTGCTATTGGCTTGTTTATAAGCATCACAGAG ATAATTGGAGTTTGGCTTGCAGCTCGATTCCGCAATCAGAAAGATCCAACAGCTGACCCAAATGCTTTCCTGTGA